One genomic window of Chondrinema litorale includes the following:
- a CDS encoding bifunctional adenosylcobinamide kinase/adenosylcobinamide-phosphate guanylyltransferase, which produces MIVLITGGTRSGKSSFAQEKALELTKNPLYLATSHVEKDPDFAARVERHKQQRGEEWETAEIPVKISSVETDREVILVDCVTLWLSNIFMQADSDIEKSLKIAKAEVEKLDANKTWLIVTNELGMGLHADTAIGRKFTNLQGFTNQYIAKKADEVFFMVSGIPWKLK; this is translated from the coding sequence ATGATCGTGTTGATTACAGGAGGAACCCGCTCAGGGAAATCCTCATTTGCGCAGGAGAAAGCATTAGAACTAACAAAAAATCCATTGTACCTGGCAACTTCACATGTTGAAAAAGATCCAGACTTTGCAGCCAGAGTCGAAAGGCACAAACAGCAACGTGGCGAAGAATGGGAAACTGCTGAAATACCTGTAAAAATTAGCAGTGTAGAAACAGACAGAGAAGTTATATTGGTTGACTGTGTAACACTTTGGCTTTCAAATATCTTTATGCAAGCAGACAGTGATATTGAAAAATCTCTGAAAATTGCCAAAGCAGAAGTCGAAAAACTAGACGCTAACAAAACATGGTTAATTGTTACCAATGAACTAGGTATGGGACTGCACGCAGATACAGCCATTGGCAGAAAATTTACCAATTTGCAGGGTTTTACAAACCAGTATATTGCTAAAAAAGCTGATGAAGTATTTTTTATGGTTTCGGGTATTCCTTGGAAACTGAAATAA
- a CDS encoding cob(I)yrinic acid a,c-diamide adenosyltransferase, protein MKIYTKKGDAGKTGTFGGKREDKDSARIECNGTLDEANSTIGLLRAKLGEGHLWQNNLQKIQKDLMDMMSHLARPSVSNKVNSNPKPEDGADFCEAWIDELESVITSPSEYFLLPGGNEVSALCHVARTQIRRAERRLVTLAKEDPECVEPYISAYVNRLSDLFFTLARAEMDKEGVAEEKWQLFLYKRKKK, encoded by the coding sequence ATGAAGATTTACACTAAAAAAGGAGATGCTGGCAAAACTGGTACATTTGGCGGTAAAAGAGAAGATAAAGATTCTGCCAGAATAGAATGCAATGGCACTTTAGATGAAGCAAACTCAACTATTGGTTTGTTAAGAGCTAAGCTAGGAGAGGGGCATCTTTGGCAAAATAATCTACAAAAAATTCAAAAAGATTTGATGGATATGATGTCTCATTTGGCGAGACCATCTGTATCGAACAAAGTGAACTCGAACCCTAAACCAGAAGATGGTGCCGATTTTTGTGAAGCTTGGATAGATGAATTGGAATCTGTAATTACTTCTCCTTCGGAGTATTTTCTTTTACCAGGAGGGAATGAGGTTTCAGCTTTGTGCCATGTTGCCAGAACACAAATTAGAAGGGCAGAACGTCGATTAGTAACCTTGGCTAAAGAAGACCCAGAGTGTGTAGAACCTTATATTTCTGCATATGTAAACAGGCTTTCAGATTTATTTTTCACACTTGCTCGCGCAGAAATGGATAAAGAAGGAGTGGCTGAAGAGAAATGGCAATTGTTTTTATACAAGCGTAAAAAGAAATAA
- a CDS encoding (2Fe-2S) ferredoxin domain-containing protein, whose product MGKDLSKVETTFYFCDGGSCRKAGSDLPLRSARAYLRNEQLWENTHTVRTRCNGRCEDAPTCIVQPGNYWYKHLDTVNVVDIIQSHIDEEKPVSAHLIFQDGWQQMQSEKERPPAKDKFFVEKEDTELGKVFMARGLTSDQYTYPLLVFLMSHKEHVSITKPCGTTLSFSNLQHFEYVDTYKAKLQWAETSFEITLGLVPKTEPLDLQQSKVSVTDFFYSEEKRGVRFKNKLGKHLATLMFEPENTAIWDYCLKVQLNMLSGERIA is encoded by the coding sequence ATGGGAAAAGACTTAAGTAAAGTAGAAACAACTTTCTATTTCTGCGATGGAGGATCATGCCGCAAAGCCGGCAGTGATCTTCCTTTGCGTTCAGCCCGTGCCTATTTGCGAAATGAGCAGTTGTGGGAAAATACCCATACTGTTCGCACCAGATGTAATGGCCGCTGCGAAGACGCTCCAACTTGCATTGTGCAACCCGGAAATTACTGGTACAAACACCTCGACACAGTAAATGTAGTAGACATTATTCAATCTCACATTGATGAAGAAAAACCTGTATCAGCGCATTTAATTTTTCAAGATGGTTGGCAGCAAATGCAGTCAGAAAAAGAACGGCCACCAGCAAAAGATAAATTTTTTGTTGAAAAAGAAGATACTGAACTGGGTAAAGTATTTATGGCAAGAGGTCTTACTTCAGATCAATACACTTATCCTTTACTTGTTTTTCTAATGTCTCATAAAGAACACGTAAGTATTACAAAGCCTTGTGGTACAACCCTTTCATTTAGTAACTTACAGCATTTTGAATATGTAGATACCTACAAAGCTAAGTTGCAATGGGCAGAAACCAGTTTTGAAATCACACTCGGTTTGGTGCCCAAAACAGAACCTTTAGACTTGCAACAGTCTAAAGTGAGTGTAACAGATTTTTTCTATTCTGAGGAAAAACGCGGTGTTCGCTTTAAAAATAAATTGGGGAAACATTTAGCCACATTGATGTTTGAGCCTGAAAATACGGCTATTTGGGACTATTGCTTAAAAGTGCAGTTGAACATGTTAAGTGGGGAGCGAATTGCTTAA
- a CDS encoding TonB-dependent receptor: MRQAKFNLALLFICTGLMITPLFAQTTSTGKIVSGIIEGNEGPLTGATVIEKGTHNGTITDVKGMFRLAVQQENPVLIIRFQGFESQEVAVENLNTPLKINLTESISELDHVIVTATRSPKDIENVPQKVKVISSKDIDMTVASDMSDLVKKTAGVDIIQYPGMLAGVGIRGFRPEYSGINQKTLVLVDGRPAGSSNLATLTMDNIERVEVLKGPASALYGAQAMGGVINIITKKSKGALKGRVFAGIGSFGITQGGFSVGGDIAENLDFDVSFNNYNQSKDYKIGKGNLFRDAFGWDEATRILWTEQGKEEVAIADTIGDGDTRPNTTYSKYNASVRLGYNINDNWRIDIKGDRFLANDVNTPGDITDGSLSPGLKDLNRYGGDVILKGAFSESNHLTAKFFAAKEETQNYRVSVNDSTTIRTQYVRSNNQLNWIGGQVMDRQRLGDHFLTVGLDVNSIEQENFSYSSTGEQSSVSVSSPNFTQTTTGLYAQGELNFLDNKLNLTAGIRYENISYDITGTNLFPSRSQNNNVITPSIGVNFNFAENLYLHSTFGTAYTTVDVFSIAGYSETEVSTDTVDVFRGNPDLENQSSQTFDIGLRYSKPDNGFSADLTFFYTSFDNNVVSTVSQYPDQLAESGDVIRNLNSYANAESTTLSGLELDVNYRINKNLGVFVNGVYILKAEEIREIYRQPDPLTLDMHNVANLSLNYGVDYSKKWFSTRLSGRYVGCRFDTDWGYYLSSDNGYGTGNYADVKYASFMVIDWVANFKLKNNQLSLMINNLTDENYYEKRGYNLMGRNVQLRYTLYFGQ, from the coding sequence ATGAGACAGGCTAAGTTTAACCTTGCTTTACTATTTATATGTACAGGGTTAATGATTACACCGCTATTTGCACAAACTACTTCAACAGGAAAGATTGTTTCAGGGATTATAGAAGGAAACGAAGGACCGCTTACTGGTGCAACAGTTATAGAAAAAGGCACACATAATGGTACAATTACAGATGTAAAAGGGATGTTCAGGTTAGCTGTTCAACAGGAAAATCCAGTGTTGATTATTCGTTTTCAAGGATTCGAATCTCAAGAAGTAGCAGTAGAAAATCTGAATACTCCTTTAAAAATTAATTTAACTGAAAGCATTTCTGAACTCGATCATGTAATTGTTACCGCAACACGTTCTCCAAAAGATATCGAAAATGTTCCTCAAAAAGTAAAGGTAATCAGCAGCAAAGATATTGATATGACTGTTGCTAGCGATATGAGCGACCTAGTAAAGAAAACTGCTGGGGTTGATATCATCCAATATCCGGGGATGCTAGCTGGCGTAGGTATAAGGGGTTTTCGCCCAGAGTATTCAGGTATTAACCAGAAAACACTCGTATTGGTAGATGGTCGTCCTGCTGGGTCGTCTAATTTAGCCACCCTCACTATGGATAATATCGAAAGAGTAGAGGTATTGAAAGGGCCGGCTTCTGCTTTGTATGGCGCACAGGCAATGGGTGGTGTCATCAACATCATTACAAAAAAATCTAAAGGAGCTTTAAAAGGGAGAGTATTTGCAGGAATCGGAAGTTTTGGTATTACACAAGGTGGTTTTTCTGTGGGAGGAGACATTGCCGAAAACCTCGATTTTGATGTGAGTTTCAACAATTATAATCAGAGTAAAGATTATAAAATAGGAAAAGGAAATCTGTTTAGAGATGCTTTTGGTTGGGATGAAGCTACTCGAATTTTATGGACGGAGCAAGGCAAAGAAGAAGTAGCTATAGCAGATACCATTGGCGATGGAGATACCAGACCAAATACAACTTATAGTAAATACAATGCTTCAGTTAGGCTTGGCTATAATATAAATGACAACTGGCGAATAGATATTAAAGGAGATAGGTTTCTGGCAAATGATGTGAACACACCGGGAGATATTACAGATGGAAGTCTCTCACCCGGACTAAAAGATTTAAATAGATACGGTGGTGATGTGATTTTAAAAGGTGCTTTTTCTGAAAGTAATCATCTAACGGCTAAATTCTTTGCTGCAAAAGAAGAAACTCAGAACTACAGAGTCAGTGTAAATGACTCAACTACCATTAGAACACAGTATGTGAGAAGCAACAATCAACTCAATTGGATTGGTGGTCAGGTGATGGATAGACAGCGTTTGGGGGATCATTTTCTTACTGTAGGGCTTGATGTAAATAGCATAGAGCAAGAGAATTTTTCTTATAGTAGTACTGGTGAGCAAAGTTCAGTTTCTGTCAGTTCTCCAAACTTTACGCAAACAACTACAGGTCTTTATGCACAGGGAGAATTAAACTTTCTGGATAATAAATTAAACCTAACAGCCGGTATTCGCTACGAAAATATTAGTTACGATATTACAGGAACAAATTTATTTCCATCTCGCTCGCAAAACAATAATGTAATAACTCCAAGTATTGGTGTGAACTTCAACTTTGCCGAAAATCTTTATTTACATTCTACATTCGGAACGGCTTATACAACAGTAGATGTGTTTTCAATTGCAGGTTATAGCGAAACAGAAGTAAGCACTGATACAGTAGATGTTTTTAGAGGAAACCCAGACCTCGAAAACCAAAGCAGCCAGACTTTTGATATTGGGCTTCGTTATAGCAAACCAGACAATGGATTCTCTGCTGATCTTACCTTTTTCTACACCAGTTTCGACAACAATGTGGTTTCAACTGTTAGTCAATACCCAGACCAATTGGCAGAAAGTGGTGATGTTATTCGTAACTTAAATAGCTATGCCAATGCAGAAAGCACCACACTTTCTGGACTTGAGTTAGATGTAAATTATCGCATCAATAAAAATTTAGGTGTATTTGTAAATGGGGTGTACATATTAAAAGCTGAGGAGATAAGAGAAATTTACAGACAGCCCGATCCGCTAACATTAGACATGCACAATGTGGCTAATCTCTCATTAAACTATGGAGTTGATTATAGCAAAAAATGGTTTTCTACCAGGTTATCTGGCAGATATGTAGGTTGCCGATTCGATACAGATTGGGGTTACTATTTAAGTTCAGACAATGGCTATGGAACTGGCAATTATGCTGATGTAAAATATGCTTCATTTATGGTGATAGACTGGGTGGCTAACTTCAAATTAAAAAACAATCAGCTTAGTCTGATGATCAATAACTTAACCGATGAAAATTACTACGAAAAAAGAGGATATAACCTGATGGGCAGAAATGTGCAATTGCGCTATACGCTGTACTTCGGGCAATAA
- a CDS encoding AAA family ATPase, translating into MIKRIVITGGPGAGKTTLINMLEELGFLVSHEVSRKLIKQEAKKKDGVLPWKNLPLFAEKACLAMTKEWRYSVEATPYGNIKPLKPLFVFYDRGLPDIEAYLLNAKELVSNSIDSAISSYRYEKKIFWCAPWEDIYEQDPERPQDFKMATDLGVTIKQVYEYYDYQVIEVPKDTPSQRVDFILGNLD; encoded by the coding sequence ATGATAAAAAGGATTGTAATTACAGGTGGTCCTGGTGCTGGGAAAACCACACTAATAAATATGCTCGAAGAATTAGGTTTTTTAGTGAGTCATGAAGTGAGCAGAAAACTAATAAAACAAGAAGCTAAAAAAAAAGATGGCGTTTTGCCTTGGAAAAACCTCCCATTATTTGCCGAAAAAGCTTGCTTGGCAATGACAAAAGAATGGAGATACTCTGTAGAAGCTACTCCATATGGAAATATAAAACCTTTAAAGCCTTTGTTTGTGTTTTATGATCGTGGTTTGCCAGATATTGAAGCATATTTGCTAAATGCCAAAGAGCTTGTAAGTAATAGCATAGACAGTGCTATTTCTTCTTATCGTTATGAGAAAAAGATTTTCTGGTGCGCTCCATGGGAAGATATTTACGAACAAGATCCTGAGAGGCCGCAAGATTTTAAAATGGCCACAGACTTAGGTGTTACAATAAAGCAAGTGTATGAATATTACGATTATCAAGTAATAGAAGTACCAAAAGATACACCTAGTCAGCGAGTAGATTTTATATTGGGAAATTTAGATTAA
- the cbiB gene encoding adenosylcobinamide-phosphate synthase CbiB, with translation MESEQLMEVIAPLVIGYLLDLLLADPENWPHPIRLFGNMAYKTEQLFNNGKARFLKGSIGASTLIISVYLCFYFADHWLLSFNIWLKIAFDSLFVYWGIANKSLIKEVSHVFEKLYEGLEKGRKQLARIVGRDTSKLNDEQIKIAALESLSENLSDGTIAPLFFYALLGVPGIMAYKMANTLDSMWGYRNERFEQFGKFAARFDDLLNYIPARLTAFFMGLLAFNLKAFKFTLRYGKLHKSPNAGYPEAALAGILDCRFGGPNIYHGELVEKPFIGENQKNPAKKDLEKAMRLNHLVTAGFVLGIAMLYCLYYL, from the coding sequence ATGGAATCCGAACAGTTGATGGAGGTAATAGCTCCACTTGTGATAGGTTATTTGTTGGATTTACTATTGGCCGATCCTGAAAACTGGCCGCATCCTATTCGCTTATTTGGCAACATGGCTTACAAAACCGAGCAATTATTCAACAATGGCAAAGCTAGATTTTTAAAGGGAAGCATAGGGGCAAGCACATTAATTATCAGTGTTTATTTGTGTTTCTATTTCGCAGATCACTGGCTTTTATCATTCAATATCTGGCTTAAAATAGCTTTCGATTCTTTGTTTGTCTACTGGGGTATCGCTAATAAATCACTCATCAAAGAAGTATCCCATGTTTTTGAAAAGCTCTATGAAGGTTTAGAAAAAGGCAGAAAACAACTTGCTAGAATCGTTGGTCGAGATACCTCAAAACTTAATGATGAGCAAATAAAAATTGCTGCCCTCGAATCACTGTCGGAGAATTTGAGTGATGGTACCATTGCTCCACTTTTTTTCTATGCTTTATTGGGCGTTCCAGGAATTATGGCCTATAAAATGGCAAATACACTGGATTCTATGTGGGGTTACAGGAATGAGCGTTTCGAGCAATTTGGGAAATTTGCTGCCCGATTTGACGATCTCCTCAATTATATTCCGGCAAGATTAACAGCATTTTTCATGGGATTGCTGGCTTTCAACTTGAAAGCTTTTAAATTTACCCTGCGTTATGGGAAATTACATAAAAGTCCGAATGCCGGATATCCCGAAGCAGCACTGGCAGGCATATTAGATTGTAGATTTGGCGGCCCTAATATTTACCATGGGGAGCTTGTAGAGAAGCCTTTTATTGGAGAAAATCAGAAGAATCCTGCAAAAAAAGATCTTGAAAAAGCAATGAGGCTAAATCATCTGGTTACAGCTGGTTTTGTGTTGGGTATTGCTATGTTGTATTGCTTATATTACTTATGA
- a CDS encoding pyridoxal phosphate-dependent aminotransferase: MLYGHGDDLHAFEKAQITANFSTNVWPDGPHPLLLSKLSDSIKQLDAYPEPAGKPFVEQLSAFYNVSAEHFLATNGTADAIYLIAQVFRKRTATIFVPTFAEYEDAAKLHQIECSFCNWNEIEKIPKLSTDLAFICYPNNPTGQIVATEILEAFIKKNPETLFIIDEAYEGFLKHSQSLLGKIDQFKNLLLLRSLTKLFTLPGLRLGYISGHPSIIKKISEYKPPWSVNSLAVQAGVFIFQDYEKYLPDVRALLEETQWFLNEVNQIDGLKVLPTVTNFFLVKSLFAEAKQLKVYLAEKGMLIRDAANFRALSPNYFRLATLQREKNQQLINELKLWNPNS; encoded by the coding sequence ATGCTTTACGGACACGGAGACGATTTACACGCTTTTGAGAAAGCACAAATCACAGCAAATTTTAGTACCAATGTTTGGCCAGACGGACCTCATCCTTTGCTTTTATCAAAACTTTCAGATTCTATAAAACAACTGGATGCTTACCCAGAACCAGCCGGTAAGCCATTTGTTGAGCAACTATCTGCTTTTTATAATGTATCTGCTGAGCATTTTCTGGCAACCAATGGCACAGCCGATGCGATTTATTTAATTGCCCAAGTTTTCAGGAAAAGAACAGCAACTATCTTTGTTCCTACTTTTGCAGAGTATGAAGATGCAGCTAAACTCCACCAGATTGAATGCAGTTTTTGTAATTGGAATGAGATTGAAAAAATTCCAAAACTCTCAACGGATTTGGCTTTTATCTGCTATCCCAATAATCCAACTGGGCAAATTGTAGCAACCGAAATTCTGGAAGCTTTCATCAAAAAAAATCCTGAGACTTTATTTATCATAGATGAAGCTTATGAAGGCTTTTTAAAACATAGTCAAAGTTTATTAGGTAAAATCGACCAGTTTAAAAACTTACTTTTGCTAAGGTCGCTTACTAAACTTTTCACCTTACCGGGTTTGCGTTTGGGTTATATTTCTGGTCATCCATCCATCATCAAAAAAATAAGTGAATATAAACCTCCTTGGTCAGTAAATTCTCTGGCAGTTCAAGCAGGTGTATTCATCTTTCAAGATTACGAAAAGTATTTGCCTGATGTTAGAGCTTTGCTCGAAGAAACCCAGTGGTTTTTAAATGAGGTAAATCAAATTGATGGCTTAAAAGTTTTGCCTACGGTGACCAATTTCTTTTTGGTGAAATCTTTATTTGCAGAAGCGAAACAACTCAAAGTCTATTTGGCAGAGAAAGGAATGCTGATAAGAGATGCGGCTAATTTTCGAGCTTTGTCTCCAAACTATTTTAGATTGGCGACATTGCAAAGGGAAAAAAATCAACAATTGATAAACGAATTAAAGCTATGGAATCCGAACAGTTGA
- a CDS encoding cobyric acid synthase, translated as MYRPLMLVGTASDVGKSILCAAFCRIFKQDGLQPAPFKAQNMSLNSYATPDGLELGRAQAVQAEAAGVPCHTDMNPVLLKPNSHTSSQVVLNGKPHGNQSAYSYFKREGRQHLFQEAFKAFERLNQRYSPVVMEGAGSISELNLKKNDITNMAMATKAGAATLLVGDIDRGGVFGSVYGSIRLLPDHERDAIKGILINKFRGDARLFEDGKKILEDITGKPVLGVIPYLENMGLEEEDSVALERQKRFPIYGMVNIVVPRLPRLSNYTDFAVFNLVSGVNLFYTDNPDFVKAADIVILPGSKNTIEDLLWLKEKGLADAILHVYSAGKKVIGICGGYQMLGKSIEDPYQVESDLGEVQGLGILPVKTILSKEKTTVQQRFQFQDKDALCKAYEIHMGETMIIDEAKTLNILKDGKTEGCQLNNCWGTYLHGILDNAAVLQDLLAPFGIHIPELDYEAYKENEYNRLADHVREFVDMDAIYKMIQPS; from the coding sequence ATGTATCGTCCATTAATGCTTGTAGGAACTGCTTCGGATGTTGGAAAAAGCATCCTTTGTGCTGCATTTTGCCGCATCTTTAAGCAAGATGGTTTGCAACCAGCTCCTTTTAAAGCACAAAACATGTCGCTAAATAGTTATGCCACACCAGATGGTTTAGAGTTGGGTAGAGCGCAGGCTGTTCAGGCAGAAGCTGCTGGGGTTCCTTGTCACACAGATATGAATCCGGTTTTGCTAAAACCAAACAGCCACACCAGTTCGCAAGTGGTATTGAATGGAAAGCCTCATGGCAATCAATCAGCCTACAGCTATTTTAAAAGAGAGGGAAGACAGCATTTATTTCAAGAAGCATTTAAGGCGTTTGAGCGACTCAATCAGAGGTATAGCCCTGTGGTAATGGAAGGAGCTGGGAGTATTTCTGAATTGAATCTCAAGAAAAACGACATTACCAATATGGCGATGGCGACCAAAGCCGGAGCAGCTACTTTGTTGGTAGGCGATATTGATCGGGGAGGAGTTTTCGGTAGTGTTTATGGTTCTATCAGGTTATTGCCAGACCATGAGCGAGATGCCATCAAAGGAATATTGATTAATAAGTTTAGAGGTGATGCTCGACTTTTTGAAGATGGCAAAAAAATACTAGAAGACATTACTGGCAAGCCGGTTTTAGGAGTAATTCCTTATCTGGAAAATATGGGACTCGAAGAAGAAGATTCTGTGGCACTAGAAAGGCAAAAACGTTTCCCGATTTATGGAATGGTGAACATTGTTGTACCTCGTTTGCCAAGACTTTCTAACTACACCGACTTTGCTGTTTTCAATCTGGTTTCAGGAGTAAATTTGTTTTACACAGACAATCCTGATTTTGTAAAAGCGGCAGATATTGTCATTTTACCTGGTTCTAAAAATACCATTGAAGATTTGCTCTGGCTCAAAGAAAAAGGCTTAGCCGATGCTATTCTTCATGTTTATTCAGCAGGGAAAAAGGTGATTGGTATTTGTGGCGGTTATCAGATGTTGGGTAAAAGTATTGAAGACCCTTATCAAGTAGAATCTGATTTGGGTGAGGTGCAAGGTTTGGGTATTCTTCCAGTAAAAACCATTCTTTCCAAAGAAAAAACTACTGTGCAGCAGCGCTTCCAATTTCAAGACAAAGATGCATTGTGCAAAGCCTATGAAATCCACATGGGTGAAACGATGATCATTGATGAAGCGAAGACTTTGAACATATTGAAAGATGGAAAAACAGAAGGTTGCCAGCTAAATAATTGTTGGGGGACTTACCTACATGGTATTTTAGATAATGCAGCTGTTTTACAAGATTTATTGGCTCCATTCGGTATTCACATTCCTGAGTTGGATTACGAAGCTTATAAGGAAAACGAATACAACCGATTGGCAGATCATGTGAGGGAGTTTGTAGATATGGATGCGATTTATAAAATGATTCAGCCATCATAA